A region of Triplophysa dalaica isolate WHDGS20190420 chromosome 20, ASM1584641v1, whole genome shotgun sequence DNA encodes the following proteins:
- the lrrc38a gene encoding leucine-rich repeat-containing protein 38, with protein MFSCVSWLQPFLALLSSTLLTWGYNCPPSCLCPDHHTVDCTGQGLTRLPNSIPLDVRRLLLSNNWISWIPSDFLVLYSDLVYLDLRNNSLTKLEPGTLTTSSRLVYLDLGSNNLTEIPTGTFGETRSLIKLRLGSNPFLNMVSKDAFSGLTSLRELELERNALSGLDVGVLSQLPSLRMIRLEGNPWVCNCNFAKLFLWLLENHHKLSTGLDGVECFLSGDGQQVSLSALSENSFRECRGMLTLTDYLIVIFSGICISVAAIIASFFLASTIHCFQRLKAKRTDEEEGEE; from the exons ATGTTCTCATGTGTCTCCTGGCTGCAGCCTTTCCTTGCCTTGCTGTCCTCCACCTTGTTAACTTGGGGCTACAACTGCCCACCCAGCTGCTTGTGTCCAGACCATCACACCGTGGATTGCACAGGTCAAGGACTCACCCGTCTTCCAAACTCCATCCCTCTGGATGTACGGAGACTCCTCCTGTCTAACAACTGGATTTCCTGGATCCCCTCTGATTTCCTGGTTCTGTATAGTGATCTGGTCTACTTGGATCTGAGGAATAACTCGCTTACTAAACTGGAGCCTGGGACACTTACGACATCATCCAGGTTGGTTTATCTGGATTTGGGGAGTAATAACTTGACTGAGATCCCCACCGGGACTTTCGGGGAGACCCGGAGCCTGATCAAACTACGTTTGGGTAGCAACCCATTTTTAAACATGGTCAGCAAGGACGCCTTCTCGGGCCTCACATCTTTACGTGAGCTGGAGCTGGAGAGAAACGCCCTCTCTGGATTGGATGTTGGGGTGTTGAGCCAGTTGCCGTCGTTGCGAATGATACGCCTGGAGGGGAACCCTTGGGTGTGCAATTGTAACTTTGCCAAACTCTTTCTGTGGCTGTTGGAGAATCATCACAAGCTTTCAACCG GTTTAGATGGTGTTGAATGCTTtctctcaggggatgggcagCAGGTGTCACTGAGCGCGCTTTCTGAGAACAGTTTCCGGGAATGTCGAGGAATGCTGACTCTCACCGATTATCTCATAGTGATTTTTTCTGGAATTTGCATTTCAGTGGCAGCCATTATTGCCAGTTTCTTTTTGGCTTCCACTATCCACTGTTTCCAGCGGCTCAAAGCCAAAAGGACAGATGAAGAGGAGGGAGAGGAGTGA